In Homalodisca vitripennis isolate AUS2020 unplaced genomic scaffold, UT_GWSS_2.1 ScUCBcl_7726;HRSCAF=15527, whole genome shotgun sequence, the genomic window ATTGTTTTTGTATCTTCAAGATGTCTTTACAAATCaatcaaattttctaaattccagAAGTAAGATCATAAATCATAATGGGCATGTTTTTCAGGGAAGAAAGTAGCCAGGGGTCTTCACTGTACATGCGAGAGTTGCAATCATGTCGTCCAGAGAGTAGTGTCGACCTACTTGAGTCCGTTCCAACACCACCAGATTGTGCTTGAAAGGTAAATCTTATTGTCTTCCTTCAGTCAGTCATTTATTGTTCTGCTTGTAGATTCGGACTTGCAGTGGGAAAATGTATTACCTAACTATTTGAAAAAGTTGTAGAATTTTTCATGGTTTTGTGATAGGAACGGAAAGTGGAGATAGGACAAAATAGTCTGCACTGTTTGATTTTTATCTACAGAGCACTTGTAATGGTTACAACGTTGTAGCACAATGTTCTGATAAGTTCAAGATTATCTAGGAAAGGTAGAAAGTATCTCATTGGAAGGACATCCAAAGCTACAGTGAAGCTTCCTTTGTTATCTGGTTAAGTAAATGATGCCAAAGGAAAGAATGTGGGAATAGCATTGGTTGcttcataaagtccagttttagTTCGGGGACGTACTGAATCCTTGAAAACAGTGCCTCTTAGCACTCTGAGTGAAGATCCCGTaattcagcttgtttacaaagCAACAGCTAGTGgtttgtattatttctttatgtTTATCTGTCAAGACGTCCGCTCAGGGTGGCCTTGTCCATGGGTTGACAAAAAATTCCAActtgaataaaattttacttctatACTGTTTGgtgtgtaaataaacatttaaaaatattgtaagactAATAGTTTGAAATAGTGTAAAAAGAAATGGTTTGCtttcttggtaaaaaaaatattttttcaaaagtgatgtgaagttattttgttataataataaaaagaaaattaattttttatgtcacAATAATGAAGAAGACACAACTATTTTAGCATTGTAAGTATATTGTTTAtaacctcaaataaatttctaagTTATGATTATTTGGAAAACTCAAAACGGTCCAGCAATCTATGGATGATTCACATATTGTAGGGCCCAGCACTCTAAGTGCTTACCACATTTTTCATGTAATACTATTTGACTCTATAACACATAGTAATTCACTACTTTTTTGGTGACTGTCACAATATTTTGGCATCAGAGTGCAAAACCACATTCACTTTTTAATCATGCATTGTGTGGATACAACCATAAATAATAGacatttaaattagaaatgttgTTTTAGCCAGCAAGAACTAGCTTCTCAGTGTCTCGAACTGTTCCTGACGTCATGTGAGTCTGGTGCGACCCATCAGTCCTTCAGGCCGTCTCCGACTGGTAAACGACATGAAGCAGGTGAGGgcaattttttttctcttaaagaAATGGGTAAAATACTTGCACTTAAAGTACGGGATGTATGAAATTTAGCTCTCGTACATCTTCTGGGCTCATGAAATAAGACCTCGGGCACATTTTCAGGGTTTATAATACAACTATAAGTTGATAATTAAGGAGATAGGAGAGAAAGAATGGGCTTGTACTGCCAAACTAGTAATTACGGTACAACAGAAactataatcaaataataaatagttaattttattaattgtgaattttaaaatttgtcctCCAATGACAAACATTTGGTAAAGGCATAATCAAAGGAGTAATTGGGTTTAGGTATTTGGGTAATTGGGAGGAGTTTGGGTTTGGATAATTGGGAGGAGTTTGGGTTTGGGTATTTGGGATGGGTTTGGATTTGGGTAAGTGGCTAATTGTATAATCAGGCTGGACAAGAAACTGATATTTCATGTCATTCTCTGGTTccaatttttttcttaagaatCATAACCTAACCAATCATTTGTAAACCGGTTTTTAAGAACCAcaagagttatatttttaattttcaatacaaaacctTTTAGATCATACAAGGGATTACCTAAAAGTTCCCAGAATAACTCTGCTGTAGGCGAGGCTTGTGCAGTACAAACTTCTGCCACTAGGTGTCGATAGTGCAACTCATCACCTGTTATCACTTCTATAATGACAGTTTTGGCTTTTTTGTATGTCAactgtgaaattttgtttcctGCTCAGTAAAAAATTGCTGTTGAAACTGTTTTTAATGTTGAACACAGCCAGGATCGGTTTAAATTGTTCTTTCCAATCATGACATGTTTCAACTCAACATTCCTTTTGATTGTCAGTCAGAGACGCAAACATAGCTGAGACACTTCTCATTCTCAAATCTTGAGATAAAATTTGCAGAACCAAGCTCCAAGATAACCTACTAATCTCTGATATTTAGTCAGTGCTCTAAAAGcacagttttctttaattttctgaacattttcatttgtttggGACAGTTGATGGATGTCCGGAACAAGGCTTGTCATAAATGGACAGTTTTTAAACGGAGAAAACCACTTCGTACACTTGAGTTTTTCCCATATTAGCGTCTTTGTAGCCtgtgttcaattttaaaacagtttcaacaGCATTTTTACTGAGcaggaaacaaaatttcaaactgaaATGTTGACGAGTTGCACTACCGACATCTGGCAGCAGAACTGCGCAAGCTCCGCCTACAGCAGAGTTATTTTTTGGGGAACTCGTGGGTAACCCCCACATAAGTCCTATAATTTCGTTTATAAACAATTGTAATGGCTGCATTAATTCAAATTTGCATTAATACGGCTAATATTATTCCATTCAATTACATTGAtgatcaagaaataaaattatgaattgaaaTCAGAATCaatccatttttttataaaaagtatttaagattTAGTTGTTTCGTACACTTATGTTTGACATGGAATAGTAGATTTTGAATATGTTGAGCTCTTAGAAGGCATTTTAGCTCGACCCAAATACTTAAGTTTTTAATTCAATGATTGAATTCTAAGCTATTTGTTCATCCCTGATTGCTTTTTTTATCACTAATGGTTtacttaaatgttaatatattttccCAATGTTACactgaaaaacaacaaaaatgacCCAAAAGCGTGAATGACTCTGCGATGTCAGGAATGAACTTGAAGTATGTTTCATGTTGTAAATGTTCGTATTGTGTCACAGATAGAGGTGGCATTGGCCCCACTGTGTAAGCAGTTGTCAGAGCTGGGTCGAGTGTATCGCCTCCTGAGGTCCTTCCGACCCCTGGTAGAGGCAGAGCCCCAGCACCTGGCTGACTGTGAATTGCTGGGAGACCTCGTACCTCACAGTCTTGCTCTCATGTCCTCTCTTCAGCAGAGCACCGCCAGAGCTTCCTTCTCCACATCAGGTGTGTTTCATTGTTGACTTCTGTCGTcacattaaaatcttaaatttaaaaaactcaaattgtatatcagtttttttgtaatatttctagaTATGTCCCacaacttattaaaattattgtatcagTTTACTAGATTCTTTCAACATaacaaagattttaatgtttttagtagCGAGATGGAGAGACTGGAGCTACTCAACTGAGCTTTAACAGAAATACCAAGCAGATTATATGCGCAGCCAGAATAAGGCGTCCTTCTCCACCCTGTCAACCTAGTCATGATGTCTGTTCTGTTTACAGAGTGCTAACTGGTCGGTGGCCAGGCTGTCTAAGTGGCTGGACCAGCACAAGAGCGAGAAGGAGAGACTGGATGCTACTCAACGGAGCTTTACAGAAATCCCAGCAGATTATGCGCAGCCAGAATAAGGCGTCCTTCCACCCTGTCAACCTAGTCATGATGTCTGTTCTGTTACAGAGTGCTAACTGGTCGGTGGCCAGGCTGTCTAAGTGGCTGGACCAGCACAAGAGCGAGAAGGAGAGACTGGAGCTAC contains:
- the LOC124374277 gene encoding conserved oligomeric Golgi complex subunit 5-like, with product MKQIEVALAPLCKQLSELGRVYRLLRSFRPLVEAEPQHLADCELLGDLVPHSLALMSSLQQSTARASFSTSEC